TTCGTGTGCCAAAAGAAAACCTGCTCGGCAAACGCGGCGAAGGCTTTAAGCAATTTCTCGTGACGCTTGACGGCGGACGCATCGGCATTGCGGCGATGGCAGTCGGGATCGCTCAAGGCGCGTTCAATAAAGCCCTTGCCTATGCAAAAGAGCGCAAGCAATTCGGCAAAACTTTATCCGAGTTTCAAGTCACGCAATTCAAACTTGCGGATATGGCGATGAAGATTGAACTGGCACGCAATATGGTCTACAAAGCGGCATGGCTGAAAGATCAGGGGCGTCCATTCACAAAAGAAGCATCGATGGCTAAGCTGTATGCATCTGAAATGGCGATGGAAGTGGCTGATGAAGCGATCCAGATCCATGGCGGCTACGGCTATATGAAAGAGTACGAAGTCGAGCGCTATATGCGTGATGCCAAGCTTTTAGAAATCGGCGAAGGGACGTCCGAAGTGCAACGCATGGTCATCTCCCGATTGGTCGGCTGCTGAGGGGACAAGAAAACTGTGTGACTTTAACTGCTTGTTGACTGCCGTCAACTGAATCCTTCGAATTTACCGATTTTGTCACAATACGGCAAATATTATTCGTTATGGCTTTTCGTTTACTGGATAATACAGTACAATAATGAGTGATACTTATACTATCATCAAGCAGAACACAGCAGAAGGAGGGTTACGGATGCAAAAGAATGCAATTGTACCTTATATCTTAATCATGGCTTTCGGTATTGGCCTGATTTTCTTCCTATCATTGGAAGGAGTCGGCAACGAAGCTGAAATTGCTGAAGAACATGCAGCAGAAGAAGAAGGCGGCGAAGCGGCTGAAGGTGAAGGCGGAGAAGAAGCAGAAAGCGGCGACTTCGACCCAGAAGCTACAGCAGAAGCCAACTGTATTTCTTGCCACGGTTCAAGCTATGAAGGCGGAGTAGGCCCATCACTAGTGGCTACTGAACTTGGCCAAGAAGAAATCGAAGAGATTTTGA
This is a stretch of genomic DNA from Planococcus maritimus. It encodes these proteins:
- the cccA gene encoding cytochrome c550, whose translation is MQKNAIVPYILIMAFGIGLIFFLSLEGVGNEAEIAEEHAAEEEGGEAAEGEGGEEAESGDFDPEATAEANCISCHGSSYEGGVGPSLVATELGQEEIEEILINGKGSMPAGLVPEENVAAMAEWVLSLE